One part of the Cyclobacteriaceae bacterium genome encodes these proteins:
- the rpsL gene encoding 30S ribosomal protein S12 codes for MPTIQQLVRKGRRKLTSKSKSPALDSCPQRRGVCTRVYTTTPKKPNSAMRKVARVRLTNQKEVNAYIPGEGHNLQEHSIVLIRGGRVKDLPGVRYHIVRGALDTAGVNGRLQSRSKYGAKRPKAGAAAAPAKGAKK; via the coding sequence ATGCCGACCATTCAACAACTTGTGCGAAAAGGCAGAAGAAAATTGACTTCCAAGTCAAAATCTCCAGCCCTTGATTCATGCCCTCAACGCAGGGGTGTTTGTACCCGTGTGTATACCACTACACCGAAGAAGCCTAACTCGGCTATGCGTAAAGTGGCGCGGGTTCGGTTAACCAACCAAAAGGAGGTTAACGCTTACATTCCTGGAGAAGGCCACAACCTTCAAGAGCACTCTATTGTACTGATCCGTGGTGGCAGGGTAAAAGACCTTCCGGGTGTTCGCTACCACATTGTTCGTGGCGCATTGGATACTGCCGGTGTTAATGGTCGGCTCCAAAGCCGTTCAAAATATGGTGCAAAACGCCCTAAAGCCGGTGCCGCTGCTGCCCCTGCAAAAGGCGCTAAAAAATAA
- the rpsG gene encoding 30S ribosomal protein S7 produces MRKAKPKKRYLLPDPKFQDTLVTKFVNYLMEQGKKSTAYAIFYDAIELVEKKTNENGLEVWKRAMNNLMPSVEVKSRRVGGATFQVPVEIRPERKINLSIKWLIDYARMRGEKTMMDKLAGEIIAASKGEGAAIKKKDDTHRMAEANKAFSHFRF; encoded by the coding sequence ATGAGAAAAGCAAAACCCAAAAAGAGATACCTGCTCCCTGATCCAAAATTCCAGGATACGTTGGTAACTAAGTTCGTGAACTACTTAATGGAACAGGGTAAAAAAAGCACTGCCTACGCTATCTTTTATGATGCCATAGAATTGGTTGAGAAAAAAACCAATGAGAATGGCCTGGAGGTTTGGAAGCGTGCCATGAACAACCTAATGCCCTCTGTAGAGGTGAAGAGCAGGCGTGTTGGTGGGGCTACTTTTCAGGTACCTGTTGAAATTCGCCCTGAGCGTAAAATCAACCTGAGCATAAAGTGGTTAATCGACTATGCCCGCATGCGGGGCGAGAAAACCATGATGGACAAGTTGGCAGGTGAAATTATAGCAGCTTCAAAAGGCGAAGGTGCTGCAATCAAAAAGAAAGATGATACACACCGCATGGCTGAGGCAAACAAAGCCTTTTCACATTTCAGATTTTAA